The sequence below is a genomic window from Flavobacterium keumense.
TTTCAAAAATAACTAATGTATTTTCTTTTTCTACTTTATTTTCTTCTAAAAACATTTTTAATGATTTCTCATACATATCCATATTTACTTTTGTAACAGGACGAAAACTTCCTCTAAAAGCTAATATGTTTTTTTTGTATAAGATAGCTGCTGGTAAGATATTTTTCCCTTCAGGATTGAACATTACGGCATCTGTCATTCCGTTTTTTACCAACTGCAAACTCATTAAACGGTTATCAACATCGGCAAAACGAGGTCCTGCAAAGTTGATGGTGTCAATTTCTAATTGGTCTTTATCTAAATGATCATATAGATAGCGTAATAATTTTTTAGGGTCATTGTATTTGTAATACGCCCCGTAAATTAAGTTGACACCAAGAATTCCTAAAGTTTCTTGTTGTAGTCTTGAGTCCGTTTCTTTAAAACGAATGTGTAGAATGATTTCATTGTAGGCCTCATCAGGTTCAATTTGGAAACTAATTCCAACCCAACCGTGTCCTTTGAATTGCTTTGCAAAATCAATAGTTGCCACAGTATTAGCATAACTAAAGAACATCTTGTTAGGGTGTTTATCTCTGCTTAAACGTTTCTCAATCAAACTAACCTCATGAGAGAGCATTTTTTTTAGTCTACTTTCGGTTACATAGCGGCCATCTTCTTCAACTCCATAAACAGCATCACTAAAGTCTTTATCGTAGGCAGACATTGCTTTTGCAATGGTTCCGGATGATCCTCCTGCTCTAAAAAAGTGTCTAACCGTTTCTTGTCCGGCACCAATTTCGGCAAAAGTACCGTAAATGTTTTCATTGAGATTAATTCGAAGCGCTTTGTCCTTTATAGAAGGAATTTGCTCTATAACTTTGTCTCCCTTGAGTTTTATTTTTTTAGTAGTCATTTTTTGTAAAAGTGCTAATATGTTACAAAGTTAACAAATTAGGAGTTTGTTGAAAGATATTTAACCTTATTTTTGTAAAAAAATGCTACAAAAGAGGCATTATTATTTGAATCTTATTTTTAGCGTTTCCAAATATAGAATCACTATTTTTATCCACTCTTTTTTTTGTTTTTGATAGCAAATTGTAGCATCTATTTTTAAGTTGAATTGATAAAAATAATTGTTTTTTGAAAATATATTTTTTAGGTACTGGTACATCGCAAGGCATTCCTATTATTGGGAGTGATCATCCTGTTTGTAAAAGCATTGATGTCAGAGACAAACGTTTGCGTGTTTCGGCTTGGGTGTCATGGGAAAATCATTCATTTGTATTTGATTGTGGCCCTGATTTTAGGCAACAGATGTTGGTTTCCAATTGTCAAAAAGTAGACGGAATTTTATTTACTCACGAGCACGCTGATCATACAGCAGGGATAGATGATATTCGGCCGTTTAATTTTCGTCAAGGACCAATGCCAATTTATGCGCACCAACGTGTAATTGATAATTTAAAAAATCGTTTTGATTATGTGTTTGAAACGGAAAATAAATATCCAGGAGCTCCATCGGTATCAACTATCGAAGTCCAAAACAATCGTCCATTTGTAATTGGAAATAAAACAGCAATTCCTATTAACGTTATGCATGGCGATTTGCAAGTCTTTGGTTATCGTATTGATGATTTTGCTTATTTGACAGACGTAAAAACAGTTGAGGAATCAGAAATTGAAAAACTAAAAGAGCTTAAAGTTTTGGTCGTAAACGCTTTACGCGAAGAACCGCACCAAACCCACTTCAATTTGCAAGAAGCCTTAGATTTTATAACTTTGGTACAGCCTGAGAAAGCCTATTTGACACACATTAGTCATCATTTGGGTTTTCATGAAGAAGTACAAAAAAAGCTTCCTGAAAATGTTTTTCTTGCGTATGATAATTTAGAAATCACCATTTAATTTTCCTTATGAAACGTTCCTTACTACTTTATTTAACGATACTTTTTGCCTTAACTACCTTGTTCACTTATGTGTTTTTGAGCAGTGAAGTGAAATTTGAGCAACAGCGTTCCGAAAAGAAAATATCCAAATTGAGGGATAGTTTGACTTTGGTTTCGAATCAATTGGCTGATGCCAATTATTTTTCTTTGGCCAAAAATGAAAATGCACAAAACTATTTTGATAACACAAGTACGAAAAGGACAATTCAATATGAGAAATTGATTCCGGTAGTGACTGAAAAATTATTGGATTATAATTCCAATCCGAAAGGGAATCCGTTCACAGGTCAAGACCAAATAGGCGCAAATAAATTCATTATTAATAAAGTGAAAATACTGAATCACCGCTGGATTATCGCTGATTTTAGTGATGGTGAAATTTGGGGTGAAGTGCTATTGAAATACTTCGTAAATGAGGATGAAACCATCTCTTTTGAAGTCAATCAATCTCTTCTGTATCAAAAATAAACGAGTTTTTTACGAGTGGGCTTGCAGCCAATTTTTAAAATCAAAAAACACTTGAGGTGAAATCCCATGCCCGATTGGGTATTCTTTGTAGGTGTGAGTAATGCCTAATTGCGTTAAAAACACATCTGATTTTCTTGCCCATTCCACAGGAATAACTTGATCTACAGTGCCGTGGGAAGCAAAAATACCCAAGGTAGAAAAGTCGTTATTTTCAAAGCCTGCTTTAAGAATAGGTTCGCTTACATAGCCGCTTAATCCTATTACATTTTTGATTTTTTGAGGGTCAGAAAGCGCTACTCCGTAACTTAAAATGGCTCCTTGGCTAAAGCCAATTAGTGTAATATTTGTAGCATCAATAGGGTAATTCTCAAGTAGTTCGTTGATAAAAGTACCAATCAAATCTCTAGAAACTTTAGCTTGTTCATGGTCAGAGAATTTATTTTCGTCGGCATCAAAATTGATGGCATACCACGCATAGCTTCCATATTGTAAATCGTAAGGTGCACGTGCTGAAACGACATAATAATCTTCAGGGAGTTCAGAAGCAAAAGAAAATAAATCGGCTTCATTGCTGCCGTATCCGTGCAATAAAAGCAACAGCGGATTTGAATCCTTTTTTATTTTGGGTGCTCTGATGAGGTATTCTAAAGATAAATTCATAGCATTACGAAATATTGGATAACCATTTCTGGAAATAGGTTCCTAATAGCGGCATCGGTTTGGTTTCGCCTTTAATGGCAGTAAAAATGCCATACCCCCATAAAACAGAAATAAAAATCCACATAGGAAATGAAATCAATAAACTGTCAAAATTACTAATGATTAATCCCAAAGAAATAAAAGTCAAAGTCAATCCTAATCCTTGACGGATATGAAAAGTGGCAAACGGATTTTTACTTTCAGCATTCATAGACATTGCTATGAATACGCCAATACCTAAAATATAACTGGTGATGGCGATGGATTTTCCGGCCTCAATCGTTTCTTTATTCATGATTTATTGGTTTAGAATCAGTTGGTATTGATTTACAATTCCATATACTTTTCCTTTGATTTCGGTACCAATAAAGGCCGAGTTTTTCGATTTTGAACGGATGGCTTCGGAAGTAAAAGTGCTTGTTCCTTCAGGGTTGAATAAGCTTAAGTTGGCTTTTGAACCTTCGATTATTGAAGGAGTTGCTAACCCAAAAACAGTTCTACCAAAAGTGAGTTTTTCAACTATAATTTCGATAGGTAATACAGTCATTAAGGCTCCAAAAGCACTTTCCAATCCAATGGTGCCACTTTTAGCGGTGTCAAAATCCATTTTTTTATGTTCAATATCAATAGGATTGTGGTCTGAAGTAATGATATCGATAGTGCCGTTTTTAACACCTTCTATCAAAGCCAATCGGTCTGTTTCTGTACGCAATGGCGGACTTACTTTATAACGAGTGTCAAACTCTTCTAGTTTTTCCTCGGTTAAAACTAAATGATGTACTGCGACACTACAACTTACTGCTAATCCTTTAGCTTTGGCTTCTTGGATTAGAGCAACTGATTTTGCAGTTGAGATAGTTGGAATGTGTAATTTTCCTCCCGTATATTCGAGTAAAAATAAGTTTCTGGCGACTTGTAATTCTTCAGCTAAATTAGGAATTCCTTTAAGTCCCAATCGTGTTGAAACGATTCCTTCGTTAGCGACTCCATTTCCTTTGATTTTTTCGTCTTGGGAAAAAGCTATCACTAAGCCGTTAAAATCTTGTGTGTATTGTAATGCGATTTTTAACAAATTGGCATTGTCCAAACTTCGATTGTAATCTCCAAAAGCAATAGCTCCCGCATTTTTCATATCGAATAATTCTGCCATGTCATTTCCTTCACTTCCTTTGGTTAAGGCGCCAATAGGGAATAATTCGGTTGCTGCACCTTGGGCTTTACTTTTTACAAAATGCACTTGGGATTGATTATCGATAATTGGGAATGAGTTGGGTTGTAATGCAATTCCGGTGAATCCACTTTTTGCAGCTACTTGTAATCCGTTCTCGATAGTTTCTCGGTCTTCAAAACCAGGTTCGCCTAAAGAGACACTGCTGTCGAACCAACCTGGTGAAACGTGTAGATTATCGAGTTGAATTTCTGGTAAATTCTCAGGATTAGTTAGTGCAGTTCCTAGTGTAGTGATACAACCATCAGCAATTAATATATCTAGGGTCTTATTGTGAAATGGACTTTTGGAGTCGATAATTTTTGCGTTACGAATGATGGTGTTCATATGAATTTATTTTACAAATCGAATTATAGCCGTTTCGCTAATGAGCATAAGCAGTGCAAATATAAGAAACCATTTCCATATTTGACTATCGTTGTTTTCAGTTCTTATTTGATCAAAAACAGAAGATATGGATGTGATTTGCGAAATTTCTGAGAGTAATTTTTTGTTGTTATGTATTAAGTTACTTTCTTTTCTGTCGTAATTGAAACTGATGTTTTCTACCCATTGTTTCTTGTTGAAAACACTAAAATTACCTGCTTGTAAAGGGTAGTTTTCAAAATTCATTTTGACTTTTGTGCCTAAATTTTGTTGGATCGGAATGAATTCTTCGGTTTTGTTTTTAACAGTTAGAATGCCTTCTTTGCTTAAATCAGTTTTGATAAAATACGAATTGGTATTGCCAATTGTTCGTGCAGCAATTCCATTTTTTTCTTGACTTTGCGCCAATTGATAAAAAACAGGTACAATCAGAGGTGATTGTTGGAAATTGGAATTTTCCATATTCAATGCAGCAGAAAAAACAGATACAATGCCCGCTCCTGTATTGGAAGAAACTAAAAAGGGACTTTCATCTTGATAGGATAAAACAGCAGGGCTTGTACTTGTAACGGTAAACGAAGTTTTGGTTTTTGGGTACTGAAAATTCGAAATTTGATTTTCAAAAACGTTTCTAAAAATAGGATGATTGAAATGAATTTTGGTAATCAATTTTTCGGTAGTATTGACCGATTTAAAGCTTGTATTTCCTGTCATTTGAACCAGAGAATTGAGATTAGAAATCGATGCTTTTACCGAAGGTATAACAATGAGATTACCTCCTTTTTCAACAAATGAGTGTAAAGTGGTTTGTAGCGCTTGTGGAATATCTTCTACTTCGTTCAAAACGATGGCATCTTGGTTTTCTATAAGGTTATAATCCAATTGCGCCAACGTACTGTTTTGGTATTTAAATTCATCGTTGGTGTAAATTCGGGATAAAAACGCATTTTTTGCAACTTCGCCAATGCTTATTACTTTGGTTTTTGGGCTTTCGCCAATGCTAAAATAGTAGGTGTTGTCAAAAGT
It includes:
- a CDS encoding alpha/beta hydrolase codes for the protein MNLSLEYLIRAPKIKKDSNPLLLLLHGYGSNEADLFSFASELPEDYYVVSARAPYDLQYGSYAWYAINFDADENKFSDHEQAKVSRDLIGTFINELLENYPIDATNITLIGFSQGAILSYGVALSDPQKIKNVIGLSGYVSEPILKAGFENNDFSTLGIFASHGTVDQVIPVEWARKSDVFLTQLGITHTYKEYPIGHGISPQVFFDFKNWLQAHS
- a CDS encoding vWA domain-containing protein is translated as MQFKHPEILYFLFLLIVPILVHLFQLRRFKKEFFTNVRFLKALAIQTRKSSQIKKWVLLTTRLLLLTALVLAFAQPFSLSKEKSNSQKELYIILDNSYSMQAKGKKGELLQRAIQELLETTPETIHFSLLTNTETFWNTDIKSIQKELQNLQYSATPFELDPILNQIQARPSLYQKEIVVISDAIGLESKQLTTIAKTDAISFIIPKAEQQNNVSIDSVFIRQTLDNFYEIGVQVSNYGENNQPVSMGLYNQNKLVAKTMISLKKQKQVIPFTIPKKAFHGSVSLVDNGLTFDNTYYFSIGESPKTKVISIGEVAKNAFLSRIYTNDEFKYQNSTLAQLDYNLIENQDAIVLNEVEDIPQALQTTLHSFVEKGGNLIVIPSVKASISNLNSLVQMTGNTSFKSVNTTEKLITKIHFNHPIFRNVFENQISNFQYPKTKTSFTVTSTSPAVLSYQDESPFLVSSNTGAGIVSVFSAALNMENSNFQQSPLIVPVFYQLAQSQEKNGIAARTIGNTNSYFIKTDLSKEGILTVKNKTEEFIPIQQNLGTKVKMNFENYPLQAGNFSVFNKKQWVENISFNYDRKESNLIHNNKKLLSEISQITSISSVFDQIRTENNDSQIWKWFLIFALLMLISETAIIRFVK
- a CDS encoding dihydroorotase → MNTIIRNAKIIDSKSPFHNKTLDILIADGCITTLGTALTNPENLPEIQLDNLHVSPGWFDSSVSLGEPGFEDRETIENGLQVAAKSGFTGIALQPNSFPIIDNQSQVHFVKSKAQGAATELFPIGALTKGSEGNDMAELFDMKNAGAIAFGDYNRSLDNANLLKIALQYTQDFNGLVIAFSQDEKIKGNGVANEGIVSTRLGLKGIPNLAEELQVARNLFLLEYTGGKLHIPTISTAKSVALIQEAKAKGLAVSCSVAVHHLVLTEEKLEEFDTRYKVSPPLRTETDRLALIEGVKNGTIDIITSDHNPIDIEHKKMDFDTAKSGTIGLESAFGALMTVLPIEIIVEKLTFGRTVFGLATPSIIEGSKANLSLFNPEGTSTFTSEAIRSKSKNSAFIGTEIKGKVYGIVNQYQLILNQ
- a CDS encoding MBL fold metallo-hydrolase, with the protein product MKIYFLGTGTSQGIPIIGSDHPVCKSIDVRDKRLRVSAWVSWENHSFVFDCGPDFRQQMLVSNCQKVDGILFTHEHADHTAGIDDIRPFNFRQGPMPIYAHQRVIDNLKNRFDYVFETENKYPGAPSVSTIEVQNNRPFVIGNKTAIPINVMHGDLQVFGYRIDDFAYLTDVKTVEESEIEKLKELKVLVVNALREEPHQTHFNLQEALDFITLVQPEKAYLTHISHHLGFHEEVQKKLPENVFLAYDNLEITI
- a CDS encoding TonB-dependent receptor, giving the protein MTTKKIKLKGDKVIEQIPSIKDKALRINLNENIYGTFAEIGAGQETVRHFFRAGGSSGTIAKAMSAYDKDFSDAVYGVEEDGRYVTESRLKKMLSHEVSLIEKRLSRDKHPNKMFFSYANTVATIDFAKQFKGHGWVGISFQIEPDEAYNEIILHIRFKETDSRLQQETLGILGVNLIYGAYYKYNDPKKLLRYLYDHLDKDQLEIDTINFAGPRFADVDNRLMSLQLVKNGMTDAVMFNPEGKNILPAAILYKKNILAFRGSFRPVTKVNMDMYEKSLKMFLEENKVEKENTLVIFEITLSNLRSDGEIDERDFMDRAELLCSLGQTVMISNFQEYYKVVEYFANYTKARMGLSMGVNNLVDIFDEKYYRHLSGGILEAFGKLFYRDMKVFLYPMIGEDGEIITSDNLKVHPRMKELYKFFKFNGKVVDIEDYNPEILKVFSREVLKMISQGKEGWEEMLPSGVSEIIKEHHLFGYEPSKFLKEV